Proteins from one Cicer arietinum cultivar CDC Frontier isolate Library 1 chromosome 3, Cicar.CDCFrontier_v2.0, whole genome shotgun sequence genomic window:
- the LOC101502306 gene encoding large ribosomal subunit protein P1y-like produces MSAGELACIYSILMLHNDGIAITAEKINTMLKAAGATVESYRPSLFAKLAQNKSIDDLVLNAGATGGAAVSVSAPAAAAAGYAVRNQHCTDFINCILYIEEAKEESDDDMGFSLFD; encoded by the exons ATGAGTGCCGGCGAGTTAGCATGCATCTACTCCATCTTGATGCTCCACAATGACGGAATCGCAATCACC gcgGAGAAGATTAACACTATGTTGAAGGCTGCTGGCGCCACTGTCGAATCATACAGGCCAAGCTTATTCGCCAAACTTGCTCAGAATAAGAGCATTGACGATCTCGTTTTAAACGCTGGCGCTACCGGTGGTGCCGCTGTTTCCGTATCTGCTCCTGCCGCTGCTGCTGCTG GTTATGCAGTTCGTAATCAGCACTGCACAGACTTTATTAACTGCATATTGTATATT GAAGAGGCAAAGGAAGAAAGTGACGATGACATGGGCTTTAGTTTGTTTGATTAg